From one Planktothrix agardhii NIES-204 genomic stretch:
- a CDS encoding alkyl hydroperoxide reductase/ thiol specific antioxidant/ Mal allergen, whose protein sequence is MAESLRVGQVAPDFKATAVVDQEFKDISLSDYRGKYVVLFFYPLDFTFVCPTEITAFSDRAEEFSKLNTQILGVSVDSAFSHLAWIQSDRKSGGVGDLKYPLVADLKKEISTAYNVLDPEAGIALRGLFIIDKEGVIQHATINNLAFGRNVDETLRTLQALQYVQAHPDEVCPAGWQPGDKTMIPDPVKSKEFFAAV, encoded by the coding sequence ATGGCTGAGAGCCTGCGTGTTGGCCAAGTCGCCCCGGATTTTAAAGCAACGGCCGTTGTTGACCAAGAATTCAAAGACATCTCACTATCCGACTATCGGGGTAAGTATGTGGTTCTATTTTTCTACCCCTTAGACTTTACCTTTGTTTGTCCGACTGAAATTACGGCTTTTAGCGATCGCGCTGAAGAATTCAGCAAACTCAATACTCAAATTCTTGGGGTTTCCGTCGATAGCGCCTTTTCTCACCTAGCTTGGATTCAATCCGATCGCAAATCCGGTGGTGTGGGCGACCTGAAATATCCTCTGGTGGCTGACCTGAAAAAAGAAATCAGCACCGCTTATAACGTGCTTGATCCTGAAGCCGGAATTGCCTTGCGCGGTCTGTTCATCATTGACAAAGAAGGGGTGATTCAACACGCCACGATCAATAACCTCGCCTTTGGTCGTAACGTGGATGAGACTCTGCGGACACTGCAAGCGCTTCAATATGTTCAAGCTCACCCCGATGAAGTTTGTCCTGCGGGTTGGCAACCTGGTGACAAGACCATGATCCCCGATCCCGTCAAGTCTAAAGAATTCTTTGCGGCGGTCTAA
- a CDS encoding hypothetical protein (protein of unknown function DUF820), translating into MSITAEQFEALMPDCTQVESEYIEMESMLHYLQLALLVSCLDWLWRDRTDYFIGANLTIYFSRQQLRNRDFRGPNFFLVRNTSKRPRKSWVVWEEEGKYPDLIIELLSNSTAETDKTTKKNLYQNPFRTQEYFWFSPDDLELTGFKLVGNEYQGIIPNQQGLLASEVLGLFLGIYQEKLRYFTSEGDLVPTPEEAALQAENRANEAENRAERLAEQLQSLGIEPIE; encoded by the coding sequence ATGTCAATTACAGCAGAACAATTCGAGGCATTAATGCCCGATTGTACTCAAGTTGAAAGTGAGTATATAGAAATGGAAAGTATGTTACATTATCTCCAGTTAGCCTTATTAGTATCTTGTTTAGATTGGTTATGGAGAGACAGAACAGATTATTTTATTGGGGCAAATTTAACCATCTATTTTAGTCGTCAACAACTGAGAAATCGAGACTTTCGCGGGCCGAATTTTTTCTTGGTGAGAAATACTTCTAAACGTCCGAGAAAATCTTGGGTAGTTTGGGAAGAAGAAGGGAAATATCCAGATTTAATTATTGAACTTCTTTCTAACTCAACGGCGGAAACCGATAAAACTACGAAAAAGAATTTATATCAAAATCCATTTAGAACCCAAGAATATTTCTGGTTTTCTCCCGATGATTTAGAACTAACAGGTTTTAAATTAGTCGGAAATGAATATCAAGGAATTATTCCTAATCAACAAGGATTATTAGCAAGTGAAGTCTTAGGATTATTCCTGGGAATTTATCAGGAGAAACTCCGATATTTTACCTCAGAAGGTGATCTCGTTCCGACCCCTGAAGAAGCGGCATTACAAGCAGAAAATCGGGCTAATGAAGCAGAAAATCGGGCTGAACGTTTAGCCGAACAATTACAATCTTTAGGCATCGAACCCATAGAATAA
- a CDS encoding glutamine amidotransferase class-I: MKHILVIIHQPTSETGRLGQILTSYGYQLDIRLPSHGDSLPGYLDKHDAVIVFGGSMSANDENISPHIRTELNWIPLVLESKKPYLGICLGAQLLAKVLGAKVSVHPQDIHEIGYFPITPTIEGQDYFHDLEYVYQWHREGFELPSGAVLLATGKTFENQAFCYEKTAYGLQFHPEINGALMQRWIERDMEQLTLPGSQSVIEQLRRHRLYGIQGEKWLKTFIPLWINSIQSEQRLQLEKRSD; this comes from the coding sequence ATGAAACATATTCTCGTTATTATTCACCAACCCACTTCCGAGACGGGACGGTTGGGACAAATTCTAACATCCTATGGTTATCAACTCGATATTCGCCTTCCCAGTCATGGGGATAGTTTACCCGGCTATTTAGACAAACATGATGCGGTGATTGTTTTTGGGGGGTCAATGAGTGCCAATGATGAGAATATTTCACCCCATATTCGCACAGAATTAAACTGGATTCCCTTGGTTTTGGAGTCGAAAAAACCCTATTTAGGGATTTGTTTAGGGGCGCAACTATTAGCTAAAGTTTTAGGGGCAAAAGTATCTGTCCATCCCCAAGATATTCACGAAATTGGCTATTTTCCCATTACTCCAACAATAGAAGGACAGGATTATTTTCACGATTTGGAATATGTTTATCAGTGGCATCGAGAAGGGTTTGAATTACCCTCTGGAGCCGTATTATTAGCCACGGGAAAAACCTTTGAAAACCAAGCATTTTGTTATGAAAAAACCGCCTATGGTCTTCAGTTTCATCCTGAAATAAATGGGGCATTAATGCAGCGTTGGATTGAACGCGACATGGAACAATTAACTTTACCCGGAAGCCAATCTGTTATAGAACAATTAAGAAGACATCGTTTGTATGGAATTCAAGGAGAAAAATGGTTAAAAACATTTATTCCGCTTTGGATTAATTCAATTCAATCGGAACAACGCTTACAGCTAGAAAAACGCTCGGATTAA
- a CDS encoding putative thiol-specific antioxidant protein yields the protein MLTSNDFTGLINRRFWNNFFPIPATSNLQLGLKTPDFQLPDITNGQLVRLSQFRGDRPVILAFTRIFTEKQYCPWCYPHVRALNENYEAFVQRGIEVLLITSTDERQSKIVVKDLGLKMPLLSNPSCGVFQIYQVGQALGAPLPGQFVLDKKGILKYKHLFSFFDYNASVKTLLEVVDPLTSPKA from the coding sequence ATGCTGACTTCTAACGATTTTACGGGTTTAATTAATCGTCGATTTTGGAATAACTTTTTTCCGATCCCCGCCACTAGCAATTTACAGTTAGGATTGAAAACCCCCGATTTTCAATTACCCGATATTACCAATGGTCAATTAGTGCGGTTATCTCAATTTCGAGGCGATCGCCCGGTAATTTTAGCCTTTACCCGGATTTTCACCGAAAAACAATATTGTCCCTGGTGTTATCCCCATGTTAGAGCGCTGAATGAAAATTATGAAGCATTTGTGCAAAGGGGAATAGAAGTTTTACTGATTACCAGTACCGATGAACGCCAAAGTAAAATTGTAGTCAAAGACCTCGGCTTAAAAATGCCATTACTGAGTAATCCAAGCTGTGGAGTTTTCCAAATATATCAAGTAGGACAAGCCCTAGGTGCGCCCTTACCCGGGCAGTTTGTCTTAGATAAAAAAGGCATCTTGAAATATAAACATTTGTTTTCTTTTTTTGATTACAATGCTAGTGTTAAAACCCTCTTAGAAGTGGTCGATCCCCTCACGAGTCCAAAAGCCTAA
- the glyS gene encoding glycyl-tRNA synthetase beta chain, whose protein sequence is MVSFLLEVGTEELPATFVETAIQQWKQKIPASLKEQFLSVESVQVWGTPRRLAVLIEGLPSQQPDREEEIKGPPASTAFKDGKPTPAAEGFIKKQGITLEDLEIRPTSKGDFVFVLKKIPGRLTAEILAELTSEWITKLEGKRFMRWGDGDLKFPRPIRWLIALLDNQVLPVTLVSGSEVVKSDRISHGHRVLHPENISISHAKTYAESLKKAFVQVDPQERIQTIQKEVKIAANIVGGEAEIPEDLLAEVVNLVEWPTAVVGTFDQDFLDLPAEVIKTVMVTHQRYFPILTIETQNSSPLKPYFVTISNGDPAKSNLIAAGNERVIRARLADGQFFYKSDLKTPLESYLPALEAVTFQEDLGSVRDKVNRIGKIANWISEQLNIIESDRSLIQRAALLCKADLVTQMVYEFPELQGIMGEKYAIEGGEPAEVARAIFEHYLPRNATDNLPQTLVGQVVGLADKLDTLVSIFGLGMLPTGSSDPFALRRAANAVVNIIWAADLPLNLYQLLKQISADFVNTFPNAMLGLTHQLDDFFLQRIRTLLQDEKAIDYDLVNAVLGENDLEYQERALQDLLDVRDRALFLQTIRQDGSLNQIYETVNRSTRLAKQGDLNTLELQPEMTVNPELFQKSSERQFYQALVQLVPQTQASQATRNYRQLVEALAEITPTVSSFFDGPESVLVMDDDPNIQRNRLNLLGLLRNHARVLADFGAIVKS, encoded by the coding sequence ATGGTTAGTTTTTTACTCGAAGTTGGAACAGAAGAATTACCAGCCACCTTTGTTGAAACCGCCATTCAACAGTGGAAACAGAAAATTCCTGCTAGTCTCAAAGAACAGTTTTTAAGCGTTGAGTCGGTTCAAGTTTGGGGAACACCGCGACGGTTAGCGGTATTAATTGAAGGACTTCCTAGTCAACAACCCGACCGCGAAGAAGAAATAAAAGGCCCTCCGGCGTCTACGGCTTTTAAAGATGGAAAACCGACTCCGGCGGCGGAAGGATTTATTAAAAAACAGGGCATAACCTTAGAAGATTTAGAAATTCGTCCTACTTCTAAAGGGGATTTTGTATTTGTTTTAAAGAAAATTCCGGGGAGGTTAACGGCGGAAATTTTAGCCGAATTAACATCAGAATGGATTACAAAATTAGAAGGGAAACGGTTTATGCGTTGGGGGGATGGAGATTTAAAATTTCCCCGGCCAATTCGTTGGTTAATTGCATTATTAGATAATCAGGTTTTACCTGTCACCTTAGTTAGCGGTTCAGAAGTTGTTAAAAGCGATCGCATTTCCCACGGACATCGAGTTTTGCATCCTGAAAATATCTCTATTTCCCATGCTAAAACCTACGCTGAATCTCTGAAAAAAGCCTTTGTTCAAGTTGACCCCCAGGAACGAATTCAGACTATTCAAAAAGAAGTTAAAATCGCGGCTAATATTGTGGGAGGCGAGGCTGAAATTCCCGAAGATTTATTAGCAGAAGTGGTTAATTTAGTGGAATGGCCGACGGCCGTTGTCGGAACCTTCGATCAGGATTTTTTAGATTTACCCGCAGAGGTGATTAAAACCGTCATGGTGACGCATCAACGGTATTTTCCGATATTAACAATAGAAACCCAAAATTCATCGCCTTTAAAGCCCTATTTTGTTACAATTTCTAATGGAGATCCGGCTAAATCCAATTTAATTGCGGCGGGAAATGAAAGGGTAATTCGGGCGAGGTTAGCCGATGGACAATTTTTCTATAAATCCGATTTGAAAACGCCTTTAGAAAGCTATTTACCCGCCTTAGAAGCGGTGACTTTTCAAGAGGATTTAGGTTCGGTTCGGGATAAAGTGAATCGGATTGGTAAAATTGCTAATTGGATTAGTGAACAACTTAATATAATTGAATCTGACCGCAGTTTAATTCAACGGGCTGCATTATTATGTAAAGCCGATTTAGTTACCCAAATGGTCTATGAATTTCCCGAATTACAAGGGATCATGGGGGAAAAATATGCAATAGAAGGAGGAGAACCCGCAGAGGTAGCAAGGGCAATTTTTGAACATTATTTACCACGGAATGCTACGGATAATTTACCCCAAACTTTAGTCGGTCAAGTGGTAGGTTTGGCGGATAAACTAGATACTTTAGTTAGTATTTTTGGCTTGGGAATGTTACCCACGGGTTCCTCCGATCCCTTTGCTTTGCGTCGGGCGGCGAATGCGGTAGTTAATATTATTTGGGCGGCGGATTTACCCCTGAATTTATATCAACTTCTGAAACAAATTTCGGCGGATTTTGTTAATACTTTTCCCAACGCAATGCTAGGGTTAACGCATCAATTAGATGACTTTTTCCTGCAACGAATTAGAACCTTATTACAGGATGAAAAAGCCATTGATTATGATTTAGTTAATGCAGTTTTAGGAGAGAATGATCTGGAATATCAAGAACGGGCGTTACAGGATTTATTAGATGTCCGAGATCGGGCTTTATTCCTCCAAACTATTCGTCAAGATGGCAGTTTAAACCAAATTTATGAAACCGTAAATCGTTCGACTCGTTTGGCGAAACAAGGGGATTTAAACACTCTGGAATTGCAACCGGAAATGACAGTTAATCCTGAGTTATTTCAAAAGTCTTCAGAACGGCAATTCTATCAGGCTTTAGTACAGTTAGTGCCTCAAACCCAAGCCTCTCAAGCCACCAGAAATTATCGTCAATTGGTGGAAGCCTTAGCAGAAATTACCCCAACGGTGAGCAGCTTTTTTGATGGCCCAGAAAGTGTTTTAGTGATGGATGATGATCCCAATATTCAACGTAATCGTTTGAATTTATTGGGATTATTAAGAAATCATGCCCGGGTTTTGGCGGATTTTGGGGCTATCGTTAAAAGTTAA
- a CDS encoding putative ABC transporter ATP-binding protein, with product MKTSISTKPENQDSQTNPVIIHLENVTKVYGMGDIQVQALKGVILTVEQGEYCSIMGASGSGKSTAMNIIGCLDRPSAGSYYLDGVNVAQMSENNLARIRNIKLGFVFQQFHLLPQLSALENVILPMMYAGIPSNERRERAKQALIRVGLENRLNNRPNQLSGGQQQRVAIARAIVNRPVLLLADEPTGALDSQTTQEVMNIFTELNAGGMTVVMVTHEADVARQTRRIVWFKDGEVVHSHLTPNDLHSAIF from the coding sequence ATGAAAACATCAATTTCGACTAAACCAGAAAATCAAGATTCTCAAACCAATCCGGTGATTATTCACTTAGAAAATGTCACCAAAGTTTATGGGATGGGTGATATTCAAGTTCAGGCTTTAAAAGGTGTCATCTTAACAGTAGAACAAGGAGAATACTGTTCGATTATGGGTGCTTCGGGTTCGGGGAAATCAACGGCGATGAATATTATCGGTTGTTTGGATCGTCCCTCCGCAGGTTCCTATTATTTGGATGGGGTAAATGTGGCGCAAATGTCAGAAAATAATTTAGCCCGCATTCGCAATATTAAATTAGGGTTTGTATTCCAACAATTCCATCTTTTACCCCAATTAAGTGCTTTAGAAAATGTGATTTTACCGATGATGTATGCTGGAATTCCCTCGAATGAACGTCGAGAAAGGGCAAAGCAAGCATTAATTAGAGTCGGGTTAGAAAATAGATTAAATAATAGACCGAATCAACTTTCTGGAGGTCAACAACAACGGGTAGCGATCGCCCGTGCTATTGTGAATCGTCCGGTATTATTATTAGCAGATGAACCGACCGGGGCGTTAGATTCTCAAACTACTCAAGAAGTGATGAATATTTTTACTGAATTAAATGCGGGTGGAATGACCGTTGTAATGGTCACCCATGAAGCCGATGTTGCCCGTCAAACCCGTCGAATTGTTTGGTTTAAAGATGGTGAAGTTGTTCATTCCCATCTCACCCCCAATGATTTACACAGTGCTATTTTTTAA
- a CDS encoding TrmA family RNA methyltransferase, which translates to MPHVVLVQPQIPPNTGNIARTCAATCTELHLVGPLGFEISDRYLKRAGLDYWPYVKLTHHPDFSSFQTHQQQRGGRLLGFSTKGASNYIQFQFQDSDWLLYGSETTGLSADVLETCTATIYIPMAEAGVRSLNLSVSVAISLFEVRRQLGYLG; encoded by the coding sequence ATGCCCCACGTTGTCTTAGTTCAGCCACAAATCCCTCCCAATACCGGAAATATCGCCCGTACCTGTGCAGCAACCTGTACCGAATTACATTTAGTCGGGCCATTGGGGTTTGAAATTAGCGATCGCTACCTAAAGCGGGCGGGTTTGGATTATTGGCCCTACGTTAAGCTCACCCATCACCCAGATTTTTCCAGCTTTCAAACCCATCAGCAACAACGGGGCGGCCGTTTGCTGGGGTTTAGTACCAAAGGGGCTTCTAACTATATCCAGTTCCAGTTTCAAGATTCCGACTGGTTGCTCTATGGCAGTGAAACCACCGGACTTTCGGCCGATGTATTGGAGACTTGCACCGCAACAATATATATTCCCATGGCTGAAGCCGGAGTGAGAAGTTTGAATCTCTCCGTGAGTGTTGCCATCAGTTTATTTGAGGTACGCCGCCAACTCGGTTATTTGGGGTGA
- a CDS encoding hypothetical protein (protein of unknown function DUF820): MSITAEQLEALMPDGTQVESEYIEMESTLHYLQLALLVSCLDWLWKDRTDYFIGANLTIYFSRQQLRNRDFRGPDFFLVRNTSKRPRKSWVVWEEEGKHPDLIIELLSNSTAETDKTTKKSLYQDQFRTQEYFWFSPDDLELTGFKLIGQEYQVIIPNQQGLLASEVLGLFLGIYQEKLRYFTPEGDLVPTPEEAALQAENRANEAENRANEAQNRAKRLAEQLRSLGIEPIE; encoded by the coding sequence ATGTCAATAACCGCAGAACAATTAGAGGCATTAATGCCTGATGGTACTCAAGTTGAAAGTGAATATATAGAAATGGAAAGTACGTTACACTATCTCCAGTTGGCGTTGTTAGTTTCTTGTTTAGATTGGTTATGGAAAGATAGAACAGATTATTTTATTGGGGCAAATTTAACCATCTATTTTAGTCGTCAACAACTGAGAAATCGAGACTTTCGCGGGCCAGATTTTTTCTTGGTAAGAAATACTTCTAAACGTCCGAGAAAATCCTGGGTAGTTTGGGAAGAAGAAGGGAAACATCCCGATTTAATTATCGAACTTCTTTCCAACTCAACGGCGGAAACCGATAAAACCACTAAAAAGAGTTTATATCAAGATCAATTTAGAACCCAGGAATATTTCTGGTTTTCTCCCGATGATTTAGAACTAACAGGTTTTAAATTAATTGGACAGGAATATCAAGTAATTATTCCTAATCAACAAGGATTATTAGCAAGTGAAGTCTTAGGATTATTCCTGGGAATTTATCAGGAGAAACTCCGATATTTTACCCCAGAAGGTGATCTCGTTCCGACCCCTGAAGAAGCGGCATTACAAGCAGAAAATCGGGCTAATGAAGCAGAAAATCGGGCTAATGAAGCACAGAATCGGGCCAAACGTTTAGCCGAACAATTAAGGTCTTTGGGAATAGAACCGATAGAATAA
- the murD gene encoding UDP-N-acetylmuramoylalanine--D-glutamate ligase has translation MPKVHIIGLGRSGNAAARLLKLQGWDVILSDRNSYSTLETQKQQLETEGIKVELGHNFQPDISLDLIVVSPGVPWDSPGLKAARNLGIETIGELELAWRNLRHLPWVCITGTNGKTTTTALTTAIFQAAGLNAPACGNIGYAACELALQEYQGIEKPLDWVIAEVSSYQIESSSTLSPKIAIWTTFTPDHLSRHYTLERYYDIKAKLLYQSQIQIINGDDPYLRETANKRWLSASWTSVLGQEKLVTNSELGFYIENNWVMQNGDKIVKADALKMVGNHNQQNLLMSVAAARLAGIETPAISQAISSFPGVAHRLEQIRTWQGIDWINDSKATNYDAAEVGLSAVDAPVILIAGGEAKQGEDRAWINQIKSKAVSVLLIGDAAEAFAKRLIEENYSNFEIVETMEKAIIKSSEIAPKLGAKVVLLSPACASFDQYQSFEHRGDHFRQLCLELQSGRV, from the coding sequence ATGCCGAAAGTTCATATTATTGGTTTAGGAAGATCGGGAAATGCTGCCGCCCGGTTGTTGAAATTGCAAGGATGGGATGTAATTTTAAGCGATCGCAATTCTTACTCAACCCTAGAAACCCAAAAACAACAATTAGAAACCGAAGGAATTAAAGTCGAGTTAGGGCATAATTTTCAACCCGATATTTCCCTAGATTTAATAGTTGTGAGTCCTGGGGTTCCTTGGGATAGTCCGGGGTTAAAAGCCGCCAGAAATTTAGGTATAGAAACCATCGGAGAACTAGAATTAGCCTGGCGAAATCTGCGACATTTGCCCTGGGTTTGTATTACTGGAACTAACGGAAAAACCACAACCACCGCCCTGACCACCGCAATTTTTCAAGCAGCAGGTTTAAACGCTCCCGCCTGTGGAAATATTGGTTATGCCGCCTGTGAATTAGCCCTACAAGAATATCAAGGAATTGAAAAACCCCTAGATTGGGTAATTGCAGAAGTCAGTAGTTATCAAATCGAATCCTCCTCAACTTTAAGCCCTAAAATTGCCATTTGGACTACCTTCACCCCCGATCATTTAAGTCGTCATTACACCCTAGAACGTTATTATGATATTAAAGCTAAATTATTATATCAATCCCAAATACAAATCATTAATGGCGACGATCCCTATTTAAGAGAAACCGCGAATAAACGCTGGCTTTCTGCCTCTTGGACAAGTGTTTTAGGACAAGAAAAATTAGTTACAAATTCCGAATTAGGATTTTATATTGAAAATAATTGGGTGATGCAAAATGGAGATAAAATAGTTAAGGCGGATGCCTTAAAAATGGTCGGAAATCATAACCAACAAAATCTCCTCATGTCCGTTGCCGCGGCTCGATTAGCCGGAATAGAAACCCCAGCAATTAGTCAAGCAATTTCTAGCTTTCCAGGGGTTGCCCATCGTTTAGAACAGATCAGGACTTGGCAAGGAATTGACTGGATTAATGATAGTAAAGCCACCAATTATGACGCAGCCGAAGTAGGATTATCGGCCGTTGATGCTCCCGTGATTTTAATAGCCGGAGGAGAAGCCAAACAAGGAGAAGATAGGGCTTGGATAAATCAAATTAAATCAAAAGCCGTCTCGGTTTTATTAATTGGAGATGCGGCTGAAGCCTTTGCCAAACGGTTAATAGAAGAAAATTACTCTAATTTTGAAATCGTGGAAACTATGGAAAAAGCAATTATCAAATCCTCTGAAATTGCTCCAAAATTAGGCGCGAAAGTCGTATTATTATCCCCTGCCTGTGCCAGTTTTGATCAATATCAAAGTTTTGAACATCGCGGAGATCATTTCCGCCAGTTGTGTTTAGAATTACAATCAGGGCGGGTTTAG
- a CDS encoding serine/threonine protein kinase codes for MSQLIYPGLVLRNHYAIVRELGHGGFGRTYLAKDQHRFDELCVLKEFSPQVQGSFTLKKSQELFEREAEILYKLKHPQIPRFRELFRETIDNKGYLFFVQDYVEGFNYRSLLNQQSFTEAEVMQLLFQILPILDYIHSYGVIHRDISPDNMIQRQSDGLPMLIDFGGVKLIQAKVESELAVQGGQNPSPTRLGKVGYAPDEQMRLGMVYPNSDLYALAATMLVLLTRKEPQQLIDPQTLNWNWRKYTKLNPKFGEILDKMLAYRHGDRFLSVQDVLVALSAINPPPQTSINPTQPILNQSLSPQTFLPQTGKNSYIKTPLLVFVFILTLGVFGWLGGRYGLNHYANQDLNQLAKTEEQRQEALREQRRLLGVDFDFFVNLVNEEFYNRYPEQRGRTLTDKSSDSIWREKWDKVADEFLQRLAKLSDQSRIKLGNYSINDLDHLKAQMNQLQLSSQSLYDLADAKFFDLFPEQSRNVDLGFPMGQVWQAITNDVVNNLEAGTAWKRVEFASKKTQKTLKDRLKPGEGKIYIAHLNKNQVLQVRLKSPQGSTLLSIYTQKAQSLLEDSPKNRWSGRLPDSGDYQVVVVSESSRPFDYELTLETR; via the coding sequence ATGAGTCAATTAATTTATCCGGGTCTTGTTCTGAGAAACCATTATGCCATCGTCCGTGAGTTAGGACATGGGGGTTTTGGACGGACTTATTTAGCAAAAGATCAACATCGGTTTGATGAACTTTGTGTTTTAAAAGAATTTTCTCCCCAGGTACAAGGAAGTTTTACTTTAAAAAAATCCCAGGAATTATTTGAACGGGAAGCGGAGATTCTCTATAAATTAAAACATCCCCAAATTCCTCGATTTCGAGAGTTATTTAGAGAAACAATTGATAATAAAGGGTATTTGTTTTTTGTACAGGATTATGTTGAGGGTTTTAACTATCGAAGTTTATTGAATCAACAGTCTTTTACAGAAGCCGAAGTGATGCAATTATTATTCCAAATTTTACCTATATTAGACTATATTCATAGTTATGGCGTGATTCATCGAGATATTTCTCCTGATAATATGATTCAACGTCAATCCGATGGTTTACCCATGTTAATTGATTTTGGCGGGGTGAAATTAATTCAAGCCAAAGTAGAATCGGAATTGGCAGTACAAGGGGGTCAAAATCCCTCACCTACAAGGTTAGGAAAAGTGGGCTACGCCCCCGATGAACAAATGCGTTTGGGTATGGTTTATCCTAATAGTGATTTGTATGCTTTAGCTGCGACAATGTTAGTGTTATTAACCCGAAAAGAACCGCAACAATTAATTGATCCACAAACCTTAAATTGGAATTGGAGAAAATACACTAAATTAAATCCAAAGTTTGGGGAAATATTAGATAAAATGTTAGCCTATCGTCACGGCGATCGCTTTTTATCTGTTCAGGATGTTCTGGTAGCTCTTTCGGCTATAAATCCACCCCCCCAAACCTCTATAAATCCTACTCAACCGATCCTAAATCAGAGTCTATCCCCCCAGACTTTTCTCCCTCAAACCGGAAAAAATTCTTATATAAAAACGCCTTTATTGGTGTTTGTTTTTATCTTGACTTTGGGGGTTTTTGGATGGTTAGGAGGACGCTATGGGTTAAATCATTATGCAAATCAAGACTTAAACCAACTCGCAAAAACGGAGGAACAACGACAAGAAGCATTGCGAGAACAACGGCGTTTATTAGGAGTTGATTTTGACTTTTTTGTAAATTTAGTTAACGAAGAATTTTATAATCGCTATCCCGAACAACGGGGAAGAACTTTAACAGATAAATCCTCGGATTCAATTTGGCGAGAAAAATGGGATAAAGTTGCGGATGAATTTTTACAACGTTTAGCGAAACTCAGTGATCAATCTCGGATAAAATTAGGAAACTATAGTATTAATGATCTAGATCACTTAAAAGCACAAATGAATCAGTTACAGTTAAGTAGTCAATCCTTATATGATTTAGCGGATGCCAAATTTTTTGATCTATTTCCAGAACAATCAAGAAATGTTGATTTGGGGTTTCCTATGGGACAAGTTTGGCAAGCTATTACTAATGATGTGGTTAACAATTTAGAAGCGGGAACTGCCTGGAAACGGGTAGAATTTGCTTCTAAAAAAACTCAAAAAACCTTGAAAGATCGACTAAAACCCGGTGAAGGAAAAATCTATATTGCTCACTTGAATAAAAATCAAGTTTTACAGGTGCGTCTCAAATCTCCACAAGGATCAACTTTACTTTCAATTTATACACAAAAAGCTCAATCCTTACTAGAAGATTCACCTAAAAACCGTTGGTCAGGTCGTTTACCCGATTCTGGTGATTATCAAGTGGTTGTGGTATCTGAATCTTCCCGACCGTTTGACTATGAGTTAACCCTAGAAACTCGTTAA